One stretch of Microvirga lotononidis DNA includes these proteins:
- a CDS encoding cupin domain-containing protein, protein MAEAKGYGDPHGYNAPLGTETYVFRSNGIVPNSSLPLIVRRGAISPSEHDAVRTFKTTFARNGWTNAWLNGIHDYHHYHPNTHEVLGIVSGSAQVRFGGEDGDLVAVSAGDVVIIPAGVAHACINASDDFSVVGAYPGGADYDTIRDDPNALAASQQRIAQVPLPDTDPVDGPDGPLVKLWI, encoded by the coding sequence ATGGCTGAAGCGAAAGGATATGGCGATCCGCACGGCTACAACGCGCCGCTCGGCACGGAGACCTACGTCTTCCGGAGCAACGGCATCGTGCCGAATTCCTCTCTGCCGCTGATCGTGCGCCGCGGGGCGATTTCCCCTTCCGAGCACGATGCGGTCCGGACCTTCAAGACGACCTTCGCCAGGAACGGCTGGACGAATGCGTGGCTGAACGGCATCCACGATTACCATCATTACCACCCGAATACCCATGAGGTGCTCGGCATCGTGTCGGGCTCGGCCCAGGTCCGCTTCGGCGGCGAGGACGGCGACCTGGTGGCCGTGAGCGCCGGTGACGTGGTGATCATTCCGGCCGGGGTGGCCCATGCCTGCATCAACGCGAGCGACGATTTCTCCGTGGTCGGGGCCTATCCGGGCGGCGCCGATTACGACACGATCCGAGACGATCCGAATGCTCTCGCGGCCTCGCAACAGCGGATCGCCCAGGTACCTCTTCCTGATACCGATCCGGTCGATGGACCGGACGGGCCTCTCGTGAAGCTCTGGATCTGA